The Pseudomonas azadiae genome contains a region encoding:
- a CDS encoding class I SAM-dependent methyltransferase, with the protein MTPPLDLQHALSELIGDAHLVPCPLPGTALSLWLLDADNMDRAFSPEETRRILHEPPYWSFCWASGLALARYLAANPEWVAGKRVLDFGAGSGVAAIAALKAGASEVVACDLDPLALAACRANAELNGVELGYSADFFAEADRFDLILVADVLYDRANLPLLDQFLSRGREALVADSRVRDFQHPAYRRLEILDALTLPDLAEPWEFRKVSLYHSRRA; encoded by the coding sequence ATGACGCCACCGTTGGACTTGCAGCACGCCCTGAGCGAGCTGATCGGCGATGCTCACCTGGTGCCCTGCCCGCTGCCGGGCACCGCGCTGTCGCTGTGGCTGCTGGATGCGGACAACATGGACCGCGCCTTCAGCCCCGAAGAAACCCGACGCATCCTGCACGAACCGCCCTACTGGAGTTTTTGCTGGGCCAGCGGCCTGGCACTGGCGCGGTACCTGGCGGCGAATCCTGAATGGGTGGCCGGCAAACGCGTACTGGATTTTGGCGCGGGCTCCGGTGTCGCCGCGATTGCTGCGCTTAAAGCAGGCGCATCGGAAGTGGTCGCTTGCGACCTGGACCCGCTGGCGCTGGCAGCCTGCCGGGCCAATGCCGAACTCAATGGGGTGGAATTGGGTTATTCGGCGGATTTTTTCGCCGAAGCCGACCGCTTTGACCTGATCCTTGTCGCCGACGTGCTCTACGATCGCGCCAACCTGCCGCTGCTGGATCAGTTCCTGAGCCGTGGCCGAGAGGCACTGGTGGCGGATTCACGTGTGCGCGACTTCCAGCATCCGGCTTATCGGCGCCTGGAGATACTCGACGCGCTGACCCTGCCGGACCTGGCCGAGCCTTGGGAGTTTCGCAAGGTAAGCCTGTACCATTCGCGGCGCGCTTGA
- the ribA gene encoding GTP cyclohydrolase II, whose amino-acid sequence MPVVFVAASKLPTPFATFTMHGFLEEGTGREHVVLSLGDIADGAPVLGRVHSECLTGDALFSQRCDCGSQLEAAMRAIAHEGRGVLLYLRQEGRGIGLMNKIRAYELQDGGADTVEANERLGFAADQRDYAICLPMLQHLGVQSLRLMTNNPRKVKALTEMGITVAERVPLHTGHNPHNKLYLATKASKLDHMMGNEHQGEVDRA is encoded by the coding sequence GTGCCCGTCGTTTTCGTCGCCGCTTCCAAGCTGCCTACCCCTTTTGCCACGTTCACCATGCACGGCTTTCTCGAAGAAGGCACCGGGCGTGAACATGTTGTGCTCAGCCTCGGCGATATCGCTGACGGCGCGCCGGTGCTGGGTCGGGTGCACTCCGAATGCCTGACTGGCGATGCGTTGTTCAGCCAGCGTTGCGACTGTGGTTCGCAACTGGAGGCCGCCATGCGCGCCATCGCCCACGAAGGCCGTGGCGTGCTGCTGTACTTGCGCCAGGAAGGCCGTGGCATTGGCCTGATGAACAAGATCCGCGCCTACGAGCTGCAGGATGGCGGCGCCGATACCGTCGAAGCCAACGAGCGCCTGGGCTTTGCCGCCGACCAGCGCGACTATGCGATCTGCCTGCCGATGCTGCAACACTTGGGCGTCCAGTCCCTGCGCTTGATGACCAACAACCCGCGCAAGGTCAAAGCCTTGACCGAGATGGGCATCACCGTGGCCGAGCGCGTGCCGTTGCACACCGGGCACAACCCGCACAACAAGCTCTACCTGGCCACCAAGGCCAGCAAGCTCGACCACATGATGGGCAACGAGCACCAGGGCGAGGTCGACCGCGCGTGA
- the trxA gene encoding thioredoxin, giving the protein MSEPTPYIFDVTTANFEQAVIQNSFEKPVLVDFWAEWCAPCKALMPMLAQIAESYQGELLLAKVDCEAEQDIVARFGIQSLPTVVLFKDGQPVDGFAGAQPESAVRAMLEPHVQMPPPAAADPLEQAQALFAEGRISDAEALLVALLGEDNTNAGALILYARCLAERGELGEAQTVLDAVKSDDHKAALAGAKAQITFLRQAAELPDAADLKSRLAQNPQDDEAAYQLAIQQLARQQYDAALEGLLKLFIRNRGYSEGLPHKTLLQVFELLGNDHPLVTVYRRKMFAALY; this is encoded by the coding sequence ATGAGTGAGCCCACGCCCTACATCTTCGACGTCACCACCGCCAACTTCGAACAGGCGGTGATTCAGAATTCCTTCGAAAAACCTGTGCTGGTGGATTTCTGGGCCGAGTGGTGCGCGCCGTGCAAGGCGTTGATGCCGATGCTGGCGCAGATCGCCGAGAGTTATCAGGGCGAGTTGCTGCTGGCTAAGGTCGATTGCGAGGCCGAGCAGGATATCGTCGCGCGCTTTGGCATTCAAAGCCTGCCGACGGTGGTGTTGTTCAAGGACGGCCAGCCGGTGGATGGGTTTGCCGGGGCGCAGCCGGAGTCGGCGGTGCGGGCGATGCTCGAACCCCATGTGCAGATGCCGCCACCGGCCGCGGCAGATCCGTTGGAGCAGGCCCAGGCGTTGTTTGCCGAAGGCCGCATCAGCGATGCCGAGGCTCTGTTGGTGGCGCTGTTGGGCGAAGACAATACCAATGCTGGCGCGTTGATCCTGTATGCGCGCTGCCTGGCCGAGCGCGGTGAATTGGGTGAAGCCCAGACCGTGCTGGACGCGGTAAAAAGCGACGACCACAAAGCTGCCCTCGCCGGGGCCAAGGCGCAAATCACCTTTTTGCGTCAGGCCGCCGAGCTGCCGGACGCCGCTGACTTGAAAAGCCGCCTGGCGCAAAACCCGCAGGACGACGAAGCAGCCTACCAATTGGCGATCCAGCAACTGGCGCGCCAGCAGTACGATGCAGCGCTCGAAGGCTTGCTCAAGCTGTTTATCCGCAACCGTGGCTACAGCGAAGGCCTGCCGCACAAAACCTTGCTGCAGG
- a CDS encoding YbaY family lipoprotein: MQLRPLVLLTLFSVLVACSSEAPKPSAPQPTPAQEKKVPGIEDLGPLPAYQREINGSLSNVPAGAEVEMALLVIDDRSRPQQLLASSVLTGNGKPLAFRLRFNPEAFPAGARVELRGRASQSGQLILHLPAVRITQAITQTTGPLELVKAP, translated from the coding sequence ATGCAGTTACGACCACTTGTTTTACTCACCTTGTTCAGTGTTCTGGTCGCCTGCAGCAGCGAAGCACCCAAGCCTTCCGCGCCACAACCCACGCCTGCGCAAGAGAAAAAAGTCCCAGGCATTGAAGACCTTGGCCCGTTGCCGGCCTACCAGCGCGAGATCAACGGCAGCCTGAGTAACGTGCCGGCCGGCGCCGAAGTCGAGATGGCCTTGCTGGTGATCGACGACCGTTCACGTCCGCAACAACTGCTCGCCAGCAGCGTACTGACCGGCAACGGCAAGCCACTGGCCTTCCGCCTGCGCTTCAACCCCGAGGCGTTCCCGGCCGGTGCGCGGGTTGAACTGCGCGGCCGCGCCAGCCAGTCCGGCCAGTTGATCCTGCACCTGCCGGCCGTACGTATTACCCAGGCGATCACCCAGACCACCGGCCCCCTGGAACTCGTCAAGGCACCATGA
- the ribBA gene encoding bifunctional 3,4-dihydroxy-2-butanone-4-phosphate synthase/GTP cyclohydrolase II: protein MALNSIEELVEDIRQGKMVILMDDEDRENEGDIIMAAEACQAEHINFMAKHARGLICMPMSRERCELLKLPLMAPRNGSGFGTKFTVSIEATTGVTTGISAADRARTVQAAAAKDAKAEDIVSPGHIFPLMAQPGGTLARAGHTEAACDLARMAGFEPSGVICEVMNDDGTMARRAELEAFAAEHGIKIGTIADLIHYRMIHERTVQRIAEQPLDSELGQFNLVTYRDSVEGDVHMALTLGTISADVPTLVRVHNMDPLRDLLMVKQPGRWSLRAAMAAVSEAGSGVVLLLGNPVDGDVLLAHIRETAEQTQVKTPTTYSIVGAGSQILRDLGVRKMRLMSAPMKFNAISGFDLEVVEYVPSE from the coding sequence GTGGCGCTCAATAGCATCGAAGAACTGGTTGAAGACATCCGCCAAGGCAAGATGGTCATCCTGATGGATGACGAAGACCGCGAGAACGAAGGCGACATCATCATGGCGGCCGAGGCCTGCCAGGCTGAGCACATCAACTTCATGGCCAAGCACGCCCGTGGGCTGATTTGCATGCCCATGAGCCGCGAGCGCTGCGAGCTGCTCAAGTTGCCGTTGATGGCGCCGCGCAATGGTTCGGGCTTCGGCACCAAGTTCACCGTGTCCATCGAAGCCACCACGGGCGTCACCACCGGGATCTCCGCCGCTGACCGCGCGCGCACCGTGCAGGCCGCCGCCGCGAAAGACGCCAAGGCCGAAGACATCGTCAGCCCTGGCCACATCTTCCCGCTGATGGCCCAACCGGGCGGCACCCTGGCCCGCGCCGGCCACACCGAAGCCGCCTGCGACCTGGCGCGCATGGCCGGGTTCGAGCCGAGCGGTGTGATCTGCGAAGTGATGAACGACGACGGCACCATGGCCCGTCGCGCCGAACTCGAAGCCTTTGCCGCCGAACACGGCATCAAGATCGGCACCATCGCCGACCTGATCCACTACCGGATGATCCACGAACGTACCGTTCAGCGGATTGCCGAGCAGCCGCTGGACAGTGAGCTGGGCCAATTCAATTTGGTGACCTACCGTGATTCGGTGGAAGGCGACGTGCACATGGCGCTGACGCTGGGCACCATCAGTGCCGACGTACCGACCCTGGTGCGCGTGCACAACATGGATCCGCTGCGCGACCTGCTGATGGTCAAGCAACCGGGCCGGTGGAGCCTGCGCGCCGCGATGGCGGCGGTGTCCGAGGCCGGCAGCGGCGTGGTGCTGCTGTTGGGCAACCCGGTCGATGGCGATGTGCTGCTGGCGCATATCCGTGAAACCGCCGAGCAGACCCAGGTGAAAACACCGACCACCTACAGCATCGTCGGTGCCGGCTCGCAGATCCTGCGTGACTTGGGCGTGCGCAAAATGCGCCTGATGAGTGCGCCAATGAAATTTAATGCGATATCCGGTTTCGACCTGGAAGTAGTAGAATACGTGCCCTCCGAATAA
- the thiL gene encoding thiamine-phosphate kinase: MGEFELIRKYFAAAPCAQGGEGIVLGIGDDCALLALPAGEQLAISTDTLVAGVHFADPCDPFLLGQRSLAVAVSDLAAMGAHPLAFTLALTTPTVDADWLQRYALGLNLMAQNCGVGLVGGDTTRGPLSLTLTVFGRVPAGQALTRSGAQPGDLLCVGGELGNAAGALPLVLGQRSAEAAIAEPLLAHYWSPQPQLALGLALRGKATAAMDISDGLLADCGHIAKASQVSLLIEHRKLPLSKALLAFVGDDAARVAALSGGDDYVLAFTLPAAQLPSLLAEGWPIHVIGRVQTGQGVTLLDANGQDITPAVRGYQHF, translated from the coding sequence ATGGGCGAGTTCGAGCTGATCCGCAAGTATTTTGCCGCCGCGCCCTGTGCGCAAGGCGGCGAAGGCATTGTCCTGGGGATCGGCGACGACTGCGCCTTGCTGGCGCTCCCTGCCGGGGAGCAGCTGGCAATTTCTACCGATACGCTGGTGGCCGGGGTGCATTTTGCCGACCCCTGCGACCCGTTCTTGCTGGGCCAGCGCTCGTTGGCCGTGGCGGTGAGCGACCTGGCCGCCATGGGCGCCCATCCTCTTGCGTTTACCCTTGCCCTCACCACGCCGACGGTCGATGCCGATTGGCTGCAGCGCTATGCCTTGGGTTTGAACCTCATGGCGCAGAACTGCGGCGTCGGCCTGGTGGGCGGTGATACCACGCGCGGGCCGTTGAGCCTGACCCTGACCGTGTTTGGTCGCGTGCCGGCCGGGCAGGCCCTCACGCGCAGCGGCGCACAACCGGGCGATCTGCTCTGTGTCGGTGGCGAGCTCGGCAACGCCGCCGGCGCCTTGCCGCTGGTATTGGGCCAGCGCAGCGCCGAAGCCGCCATCGCCGAGCCGCTGCTGGCCCATTACTGGTCGCCGCAACCGCAACTGGCCCTTGGCCTGGCGCTGCGCGGCAAGGCCACGGCAGCCATGGATATCTCCGACGGGCTGCTGGCCGATTGCGGGCATATCGCCAAGGCATCACAGGTCAGCCTGTTGATCGAGCATCGCAAGCTGCCGTTGTCAAAAGCCTTGCTGGCATTTGTCGGCGATGACGCAGCGCGCGTGGCCGCGTTGAGCGGTGGCGACGATTACGTGCTGGCCTTCACCTTGCCAGCTGCACAATTGCCGTCGCTGCTGGCCGAGGGCTGGCCGATCCACGTGATCGGCCGGGTGCAGACGGGGCAGGGAGTGACATTGCTCGACGCCAACGGCCAGGACATCACCCCGGCCGTACGCGGTTACCAGCATTTTTAA
- the nrdR gene encoding transcriptional regulator NrdR, with protein MHCPFCGANDTKVIDSRLVAEGDQVRRRRECLASGCGERFTTFETAELVLPRLIKSDGSRQPFDEDKLRAGMQRALEKRPVSVERLEAALVHIKHKLRATGEREVKSLVVGELVMGELQKLDEVAYIRFASVYRRFQDLNEFREEIDRLAREPIKE; from the coding sequence ATGCACTGTCCCTTCTGCGGTGCCAACGACACCAAGGTCATTGACTCACGTCTGGTCGCCGAGGGCGATCAAGTACGTCGCCGGCGCGAATGCCTGGCCTCTGGCTGCGGTGAACGTTTCACCACCTTCGAAACCGCCGAACTGGTGCTGCCACGTCTGATCAAGTCCGACGGCAGCCGCCAACCTTTCGACGAAGACAAACTGCGCGCCGGTATGCAGCGCGCCCTGGAAAAACGCCCGGTGAGTGTCGAGCGGCTGGAGGCGGCGCTGGTGCATATCAAGCACAAGCTGCGCGCCACCGGCGAGCGTGAGGTCAAGAGCCTGGTGGTGGGAGAGCTGGTGATGGGCGAGCTGCAAAAGCTCGACGAAGTCGCCTACATCCGTTTCGCCTCGGTGTATCGACGCTTCCAGGACCTCAATGAGTTCCGCGAAGAGATCGACCGCCTGGCCCGTGAGCCGATCAAAGAATGA
- a CDS encoding cobalamin-binding protein, translated as MMRRWLALLLLALSAQALAAERVVSLAPSLSEIVVELGAADLLVGLLDGGDRPPVLAQVPSVGHYGQLNMERLLSLQPDLILLWPGSVGPAQREQLQRLNIAVYVAEPHDLEQLTTQVQAIAEQLGRAQAGRQLAAQLRQRLAELRQRYQRAEPLRVFYQVWNTPLYTVGGGQIISDALSVCGARNVFDDLKLPAPQVSIEAVLQRDPELILVGDQAQKEAWNVWPAMAARVRLVPDKGLERPSGQMLEAVARLCQVVAPNL; from the coding sequence ATGATGCGTCGCTGGCTGGCGCTCCTGCTATTGGCATTGAGCGCCCAGGCATTGGCGGCCGAGCGGGTCGTCAGCCTGGCACCGTCCTTGTCTGAAATTGTGGTCGAACTGGGCGCTGCCGACCTGCTGGTGGGCCTGCTCGACGGCGGCGATCGCCCGCCCGTCCTGGCGCAAGTGCCGTCCGTGGGGCATTACGGCCAATTGAACATGGAGCGCCTGCTCAGCCTCCAGCCCGACTTGATCCTGCTGTGGCCCGGCAGCGTCGGCCCGGCGCAGCGTGAGCAACTGCAGCGTCTGAACATTGCGGTGTACGTCGCCGAACCCCATGACCTTGAACAGCTCACTACCCAGGTCCAGGCCATTGCCGAGCAATTGGGCCGCGCGCAAGCCGGTCGGCAGCTCGCCGCGCAGTTGCGCCAGCGCCTGGCCGAACTGCGCCAGCGCTATCAGCGTGCCGAGCCGTTGCGGGTGTTCTACCAAGTGTGGAACACGCCGCTGTATACGGTAGGCGGCGGCCAGATCATCAGCGATGCGTTGAGTGTGTGCGGTGCGCGCAACGTGTTTGATGACCTCAAGTTGCCGGCGCCGCAGGTGAGTATCGAAGCGGTGTTGCAGCGTGATCCCGAGTTGATTCTGGTGGGCGACCAGGCGCAGAAGGAGGCCTGGAACGTCTGGCCGGCGATGGCGGCGCGTGTGCGGCTGGTTCCGGATAAAGGACTTGAGCGGCCCAGTGGGCAGATGTTGGAAGCGGTGGCGCGGTTGTGTCAGGTGGTTGCTCCGAACCTGTGA
- the ribD gene encoding bifunctional diaminohydroxyphosphoribosylaminopyrimidine deaminase/5-amino-6-(5-phosphoribosylamino)uracil reductase RibD has translation MNPPSMTEQAVLDAHYMARALELARKGLYTTHPNPRVGCVIVRDGQIVGEGWHERTGEPHAEPNALRAAGAKARGATVYVTLEPCSHHGRTPPCADALVTAGVARVVAGMQDPNPEVAGRGMQRLAQAGIEVRSGVLEAEARALNPGFLKRMEHGLPFVRVKLAMSLDGRTAMASGESQWITGPAARAAVQRLRAEASVVLTGADTVLADGARLTVRAAELGLDEATTALAMSRPPLRVLIDGRLRVPLNAPFFKAGPALVITCVTPENQFPRGPECLVVPGVEGQVDLRSALVALAARGVNEVLVEAGPSLAGAFAQQGLVDEYVIFIAGKFLGSAARPLLDWPLEKLADAPHLKITEMRAVGDDWRVTAIPLPAASV, from the coding sequence ATGAATCCACCTTCCATGACAGAGCAGGCTGTCCTCGACGCCCACTACATGGCCCGCGCCCTCGAACTGGCGCGCAAGGGCCTGTACACCACCCATCCCAACCCCCGGGTAGGCTGCGTGATCGTGCGCGATGGGCAGATCGTCGGCGAAGGCTGGCACGAGCGCACCGGCGAGCCCCATGCCGAGCCCAATGCCCTGCGCGCCGCAGGTGCCAAGGCCCGTGGCGCCACGGTGTACGTGACTCTGGAGCCGTGCAGTCACCATGGGCGCACGCCGCCCTGTGCCGATGCGTTGGTCACGGCCGGTGTCGCCCGTGTCGTGGCCGGCATGCAGGACCCGAACCCTGAGGTGGCCGGGCGCGGCATGCAGCGTCTGGCCCAAGCCGGGATCGAGGTGCGCAGCGGCGTGCTGGAAGCCGAGGCGCGGGCGCTCAACCCCGGGTTCCTCAAACGCATGGAACACGGCTTGCCTTTCGTGCGGGTCAAGTTGGCGATGAGCCTGGACGGGCGCACCGCGATGGCCAGCGGCGAAAGCCAGTGGATCACCGGCCCCGCCGCCCGCGCCGCCGTGCAGCGCCTGCGTGCCGAAGCCAGTGTGGTGCTGACCGGCGCCGACACGGTGCTGGCCGACGGTGCGCGCCTGACCGTGCGCGCCGCCGAGCTGGGCCTGGACGAAGCCACCACCGCCCTGGCCATGTCGCGCCCGCCGCTGCGCGTGCTGATCGACGGCCGTCTGCGTGTGCCGCTCAACGCGCCGTTCTTCAAGGCTGGCCCGGCGCTGGTGATTACCTGCGTCACCCCGGAAAACCAGTTTCCTCGGGGCCCCGAGTGCCTGGTGGTGCCGGGTGTCGAGGGCCAGGTCGACCTGCGCTCGGCATTGGTCGCGCTGGCCGCCCGTGGCGTCAACGAAGTATTGGTGGAAGCCGGCCCAAGCCTGGCGGGCGCGTTTGCCCAACAAGGCCTGGTGGATGAATATGTGATTTTCATCGCCGGCAAGTTCCTTGGCTCCGCCGCCCGCCCTTTGCTGGACTGGCCGCTTGAGAAACTGGCCGACGCCCCCCACCTCAAGATCACTGAAATGCGCGCTGTGGGCGACGACTGGCGAGTCACTGCCATCCCGCTACCCGCAGCGAGCGTATAA
- a CDS encoding nuclear fragile X mental retardation-interacting protein 1, producing the protein MTRGQVKRRLSFSWWQYLALALLPLFVINLVFGRGESLLPVLAMPFFIAGVASMFLTLRYFNGYKHALIATSKALDTPEEPAAWITLAARRRTALLVAGIPAWIGALAVFVGLEAVPLFLLALSTTVLFYLYRIPRQLG; encoded by the coding sequence GTGACCCGTGGCCAGGTAAAACGGCGACTCTCCTTCAGTTGGTGGCAGTACCTGGCCCTGGCGTTGCTGCCGTTGTTCGTGATCAACCTGGTATTTGGCCGTGGCGAGTCCCTGCTGCCGGTGCTGGCCATGCCGTTCTTCATTGCCGGCGTGGCCTCGATGTTTCTCACCCTGCGCTACTTCAACGGCTATAAACACGCGTTGATCGCCACCTCCAAAGCCCTCGATACCCCCGAAGAACCGGCCGCCTGGATCACCCTGGCGGCGCGCCGGCGCACGGCCTTGCTGGTGGCCGGCATCCCCGCCTGGATCGGTGCGCTGGCGGTGTTCGTCGGCCTGGAAGCCGTGCCGCTGTTTCTCCTGGCGCTGTCGACCACCGTGCTGTTTTACCTCTATCGCATCCCGCGTCAGCTGGGATGA
- a CDS encoding riboflavin synthase encodes MFTGIIESIGSIRAMTPKGGDVRLLVETGKLDLGDVKLGDSIAVSGVCLTVVELPGNGFAADVSRETLDCTAMNDLKAGSPVNLEKALTPTTRLGGHLVSGHVDGVGEVVARSENARAVEFRIRAPKELAKYIAHKGSITVDGTSLTVNAVNGAEFELTIIPHTLSETIMASYQPGRRVNLEVDLLARYLERLLKGDKAAEPDSLQGPGNITESFLAANGYLKS; translated from the coding sequence ATGTTCACCGGCATTATCGAATCCATCGGCAGCATCCGCGCCATGACCCCAAAAGGCGGCGACGTGCGCCTGTTGGTTGAAACCGGCAAGCTCGACCTGGGCGACGTCAAGCTGGGTGACAGCATCGCCGTCAGTGGCGTGTGCCTGACCGTCGTCGAATTGCCGGGCAACGGCTTTGCCGCCGACGTCAGCCGGGAGACCCTGGACTGCACCGCGATGAACGACCTCAAGGCCGGCAGCCCGGTGAACCTGGAAAAAGCCCTGACCCCGACCACGCGGCTGGGCGGTCACCTGGTCAGCGGCCACGTCGACGGCGTCGGCGAAGTGGTTGCCCGCAGCGAAAACGCCCGCGCCGTGGAATTTCGCATCCGCGCGCCCAAAGAACTGGCCAAGTACATCGCCCACAAAGGCTCGATCACCGTCGACGGCACCAGCCTGACCGTGAACGCCGTCAATGGCGCCGAATTCGAACTGACCATCATTCCCCACACCCTCAGCGAAACCATCATGGCGTCCTACCAGCCAGGTCGCCGGGTGAACCTGGAAGTCGACTTGCTTGCCCGTTACCTGGAACGCCTGCTTAAGGGCGATAAGGCCGCAGAGCCTGACTCTTTGCAGGGGCCTGGCAACATCACCGAAAGTTTTCTAGCCGCCAACGGCTACCTCAAATCCTGA
- the nusB gene encoding transcription antitermination factor NusB gives MISDESDNFNPREPRPADAGKPSKNEKRRAARQLATQALYQRQMAGTSLNEIEAQFRVDNDFTFADLPYFHDILHGVHANLTEIDTALAPCLDLTLEELDPVELCVMRLSTWELLKRVDVPYRVVINEGIELAKVYGSTDGHKFVNGVLDKLAPRLREAEVKAYKR, from the coding sequence GTGATTTCCGACGAGAGCGACAACTTCAACCCGCGCGAACCACGCCCGGCGGACGCCGGCAAGCCATCCAAGAACGAGAAGCGCCGCGCGGCTCGTCAGTTGGCGACCCAGGCGTTGTATCAGCGCCAGATGGCGGGTACGTCGTTGAACGAAATCGAAGCACAGTTTCGTGTCGACAACGACTTTACCTTCGCTGACCTGCCTTACTTCCACGACATCCTGCACGGTGTGCATGCCAACCTGACCGAGATCGACACGGCGCTGGCGCCCTGCCTGGACCTGACCCTCGAAGAGCTGGACCCGGTCGAGCTGTGCGTGATGCGCCTGTCCACCTGGGAGCTGCTCAAGCGCGTCGACGTGCCGTATCGCGTGGTGATCAACGAAGGCATTGAACTGGCGAAAGTCTATGGTTCGACCGACGGCCACAAGTTTGTCAACGGCGTGCTCGACAAGCTGGCCCCGCGCCTGCGGGAAGCCGAAGTGAAGGCGTACAAGCGCTAA
- the ribH gene encoding 6,7-dimethyl-8-ribityllumazine synthase: MTLKTIEGTFIAPKGRYALVVGRFNSFVVESLVSGAVDALVRHGVSESDITLIRAPGAFEIPLVAQKVAQQGEYAAIIALGAVIRGGTPHFEYVAGECTKGLAQVSMEFGVPVAFGVLTVDSIEQAIERSGTKAGNKGAEAALSALEMVSLLSQLEAK; encoded by the coding sequence ATGACCCTGAAGACCATCGAAGGTACCTTCATCGCCCCCAAAGGCCGCTACGCCCTCGTAGTTGGCCGCTTCAACAGCTTCGTGGTTGAAAGCCTGGTAAGCGGTGCCGTGGATGCCCTGGTTCGCCACGGTGTGAGCGAAAGCGATATCACCCTTATCCGTGCGCCTGGCGCCTTCGAAATTCCACTGGTTGCGCAAAAAGTTGCTCAGCAGGGCGAATACGCGGCAATCATCGCCCTGGGCGCGGTCATTCGTGGCGGTACGCCGCACTTCGAATACGTGGCTGGCGAATGCACCAAGGGCCTGGCCCAGGTGTCCATGGAGTTCGGCGTGCCGGTCGCGTTTGGCGTACTGACCGTGGATTCCATCGAGCAAGCCATCGAGCGTTCCGGCACCAAGGCCGGTAACAAAGGCGCTGAAGCTGCCCTGTCCGCCCTGGAAATGGTCAGCCTGCTGTCGCAGCTGGAGGCCAAGTGA